Proteins from a genomic interval of Alteromonas macleodii ATCC 27126:
- a CDS encoding iron-containing alcohol dehydrogenase, with amino-acid sequence MKVSEFKTAGKLITGLGAIKALTDEMARLSIKECAIVTDKGVSSSGLLDQLLTLLPSSPLLIIDDIPPEPEVNITEDKLAILREKQVDGIIALGGGSAIDSAKVLAATYDHTGSLSELFGENTLSKRRLPLIVIPTTAGTGSEVTNIAILSDPIAQMKKGIVSHCLLPDVAIVAPEMTKTCPPSITAASGIDAFVHALEAYISVNASPITDALAEKALKLIFNSLLHAYNNGENLAAREDMATGSLMAGLAFGNAGVGAVHALAYPLGGRFHLSHGMSNAVMLPHVLKVNAPFCQDKLYCVAKLLKVCECHHSKEEAIKLLLVAIEKLCRDVDIPASLTHFNIPPSCVGELAEEASKVTRLLRNNPKQLSIEEIEDIYRLAF; translated from the coding sequence ATGAAGGTTTCTGAATTTAAAACCGCTGGAAAACTCATAACGGGTCTTGGCGCTATTAAAGCCCTCACGGATGAAATGGCGAGATTATCCATAAAGGAATGTGCCATCGTTACTGACAAGGGCGTTTCTTCATCTGGTCTTCTTGATCAACTACTCACACTATTACCCTCTTCACCCTTACTTATTATTGATGACATTCCACCAGAGCCTGAAGTGAATATCACAGAAGATAAGTTAGCGATACTTCGTGAGAAGCAAGTAGACGGAATTATTGCTCTTGGTGGAGGTAGCGCTATTGATAGTGCAAAAGTACTTGCAGCTACATACGATCATACTGGCTCCCTCAGTGAACTCTTCGGTGAAAATACGCTTTCAAAACGGCGTTTGCCTCTTATTGTTATCCCCACTACTGCCGGTACAGGTTCAGAAGTTACCAATATTGCTATCTTGTCAGATCCGATAGCACAGATGAAAAAAGGAATTGTTAGCCACTGCTTGCTACCCGATGTTGCGATTGTTGCACCGGAGATGACAAAAACCTGCCCCCCGTCCATTACAGCAGCGAGCGGTATAGACGCATTCGTTCACGCGCTTGAAGCTTATATAAGTGTAAATGCCAGCCCAATTACCGACGCATTAGCAGAGAAAGCACTGAAGCTTATCTTTAATTCATTACTTCACGCTTATAACAATGGTGAGAACTTAGCAGCACGTGAAGATATGGCCACCGGCAGTTTAATGGCCGGTCTTGCGTTTGGAAACGCGGGCGTGGGTGCAGTACATGCCTTAGCTTATCCACTAGGCGGGCGCTTTCATTTATCACATGGCATGAGTAACGCGGTAATGCTACCTCATGTGTTGAAAGTAAATGCGCCGTTCTGCCAAGACAAACTTTATTGTGTAGCAAAGCTATTAAAGGTATGTGAGTGCCATCACTCAAAAGAGGAAGCAATTAAACTGTTATTAGTTGCTATAGAAAAACTGTGTCGCGATGTAGATATTCCCGCTTCGCTCACCCACTTCAATATTCCGCCTTCTTGTGTAGGTGAATTAGCAGAAGAGGCGAGTAAAGTAACTCGCCTTCTTCGCAACAACCCCAAGCAATTGAGTATTGAAGAGATTGAAGATATCTATCGGCTAGCTTTTTAA
- a CDS encoding sugar phosphate isomerase/epimerase family protein: MATNQQPIKGPAIFLAQFMGKEAPFDTLENMAKWAASLGYKGIQVPTDPSLFDLEKAAESQEYCDNIAKICKDAGVEITELSTHLQGQLVAVHPAYDELFDNFAPARLHGKPQERTEWAINQLKCAAIASKRLGLKAHATFSGALMWHLVYPWPQRPAGLVEQGFAELAKRWKPILDAFDDAGVDVCYEIHPGEDLHDGASFEQFLKAVDNHPRANILFDPSHFVLQQLDYLDFIDRYHSRIKMFHVKDAEFNPNGRNGVYGGYQDWQDRAGRFRSLGDGQVDFKGIFSKLTQYGFTGWAVLEWECCLKDSAQGAAEGAPFIASHIIEPSKYAFDDFAGGDVSEAKNNRILGLER, from the coding sequence ATGGCTACTAATCAACAACCTATAAAAGGGCCGGCTATCTTCCTTGCTCAGTTCATGGGAAAAGAAGCGCCGTTCGATACGCTCGAAAATATGGCGAAGTGGGCAGCGTCGCTTGGTTACAAGGGAATACAGGTACCTACTGATCCTAGTCTGTTCGATTTAGAAAAAGCAGCCGAGAGCCAAGAGTACTGCGACAACATTGCTAAAATTTGTAAAGACGCAGGGGTAGAAATCACTGAGCTTTCGACGCACTTACAAGGTCAGCTAGTGGCGGTTCACCCCGCTTACGATGAGTTATTCGATAACTTTGCGCCGGCACGCTTACACGGCAAGCCACAAGAGCGAACCGAATGGGCAATTAATCAGCTCAAATGTGCGGCTATTGCCAGTAAGCGCTTGGGATTGAAAGCTCACGCTACCTTTTCTGGTGCACTAATGTGGCACTTGGTTTACCCGTGGCCTCAGCGTCCTGCTGGCTTGGTTGAGCAAGGCTTTGCTGAATTAGCCAAGCGTTGGAAACCCATTCTCGATGCATTCGACGATGCGGGTGTTGACGTATGCTACGAAATTCATCCCGGGGAAGACTTGCACGATGGGGCTTCGTTCGAACAGTTTTTAAAAGCTGTAGATAACCACCCACGAGCAAATATTCTTTTCGATCCAAGTCACTTTGTTTTACAGCAGCTTGACTACCTTGACTTTATTGACCGCTACCACAGCCGGATCAAAATGTTTCACGTCAAAGATGCCGAGTTCAATCCGAACGGTAGAAACGGTGTGTACGGCGGCTATCAAGACTGGCAAGACCGCGCGGGACGTTTTCGTTCCCTTGGCGACGGCCAAGTCGACTTCAAAGGTATTTTCAGCAAGCTTACCCAGTATGGCTTCACAGGTTGGGCGGTACTAGAGTGGGAATGCTGCTTAAAAGACAGTGCGCAAGGCGCGGCAGAAGGCGCACCGTTTATCGCTTCACACATTATCGAGCCAAGCAAATATGCGTTTGACGACTTTGCTGGTGGAGACGTTAGCGAAGCGAAGAATAATCGTATTTTAGGCCTTGAGCGCTAA
- a CDS encoding gluconate 2-dehydrogenase subunit 3 family protein: protein MERRELLKLIATATGTALFAGNVLAYTDVPAVPLSDTLFNEKDVALLNEMGEVIIPQTDTPGAKAANVGATMAVLVTDCYTPLLQKTFLDGIKKISSLSQSRFNKQFVQLTKQEREALFNDLDVEAKAANLANGVYQGVETGKPSQWEPGTDEPTPHYFTLLKQLTLYCFFTSQVGATKVLRYVAIPGRYDGAFPYKKGDKAWAT, encoded by the coding sequence ATGGAACGCAGAGAACTACTTAAACTCATCGCAACTGCTACAGGCACAGCATTGTTCGCAGGTAATGTACTTGCCTACACAGATGTGCCCGCTGTACCGCTTAGCGACACATTATTTAATGAAAAAGATGTGGCCTTGCTGAATGAAATGGGTGAGGTGATCATTCCTCAAACTGACACGCCTGGAGCAAAAGCAGCCAACGTTGGCGCGACAATGGCTGTGTTGGTAACCGATTGCTACACACCTTTACTTCAAAAGACCTTTCTCGATGGCATTAAGAAAATATCTTCGTTAAGTCAAAGTCGTTTCAACAAGCAATTTGTTCAGCTTACCAAGCAAGAACGAGAGGCTTTATTTAACGACCTGGATGTAGAAGCAAAAGCAGCGAATCTTGCTAACGGTGTTTATCAAGGTGTTGAAACAGGAAAGCCAAGTCAGTGGGAGCCAGGCACCGATGAGCCTACCCCTCACTACTTTACGCTACTAAAACAGCTAACACTTTATTGCTTTTTCACGTCTCAAGTTGGCGCGACTAAAGTACTTCGATATGTGGCTATTCCTGGACGTTACGACGGTGCATTCCCTTATAAAAAGGGCGACAAAGCGTGGGCAACCTAA
- a CDS encoding branched-chain amino acid aminotransferase has protein sequence MAVFGTVFMPQMALATFVNDKWTDTEFVSADSIQLHPGAHVLHYSSTCFEGLKAFKHEDGSINIFRMDKNIERFAQSSRLLNLPEIDKAQVEKMIIDIVAKYASEVPEPPGSMYIRPTHIGTEASIGKAAAPSASSMLYVLLSPVGDYFAGGLKPLRLLLDETGMRCAPHMGMVKSGGNYASALPPILKARAEVQADQILFCPNGDVQETGAANFLLIDGDEIITKGLDSSFLHGVTRATILQIAKDHGMKVSERDITVDELLERSAKPNTEAALSGTAAVLTPVGTFIHNDKEYQVGNGEAGPVTMKLRQALNDIQWGKAEDTHNWLVKVPN, from the coding sequence ATGGCCGTATTCGGTACAGTATTCATGCCACAAATGGCACTTGCTACCTTTGTCAACGATAAGTGGACTGACACCGAATTTGTCAGTGCAGATAGTATTCAGCTGCACCCTGGTGCACACGTGCTTCATTACTCAAGTACATGCTTTGAAGGATTGAAAGCATTTAAGCACGAAGATGGCAGCATCAACATTTTTAGAATGGATAAGAATATTGAGCGCTTTGCTCAAAGTAGCCGTCTACTTAACTTGCCTGAAATAGACAAAGCGCAAGTCGAAAAGATGATCATCGATATTGTTGCAAAATATGCCTCTGAGGTTCCAGAGCCTCCAGGTTCTATGTATATCCGCCCTACGCATATCGGCACAGAAGCGTCTATCGGTAAAGCGGCAGCGCCATCAGCAAGTTCTATGCTATACGTCCTGTTATCGCCGGTTGGTGATTACTTTGCTGGCGGTTTGAAGCCACTTCGCTTGTTGCTTGACGAAACAGGCATGCGCTGTGCGCCGCACATGGGAATGGTAAAAAGCGGTGGTAACTACGCCAGTGCGTTGCCTCCTATTCTTAAAGCGCGTGCAGAAGTTCAGGCTGATCAAATTCTGTTTTGCCCTAATGGCGATGTACAAGAAACCGGAGCTGCTAACTTCCTGCTTATCGATGGTGATGAAATCATTACCAAAGGGTTAGATTCTAGCTTCCTACACGGTGTGACCCGAGCAACGATTCTTCAAATTGCCAAAGACCACGGCATGAAAGTGAGCGAGCGTGATATTACTGTAGACGAACTACTAGAGCGTTCAGCCAAACCGAACACTGAAGCAGCACTGTCTGGTACAGCGGCTGTACTTACGCCGGTAGGTACTTTTATTCACAATGATAAAGAGTATCAGGTGGGTAACGGAGAAGCTGGCCCAGTAACGATGAAGCTAAGACAAGCGTTAAATGATATCCAATGGGGTAAGGCTGAAGACACTCACAATTGGTTGGTGAAAGTGCCAAACTAG
- a CDS encoding Gfo/Idh/MocA family protein yields MQPIRMGMIGGGEGAFIGAVHRHAAGLDGNYQLVCGAFSRNEENNTRTAAALNVSTSRTYDSWQSMLEEEAKLPEQQRMQVVVIVTPNHLHVPISLAAIKAGFHVFCEKPAGVSFAEVKELQDVIHASESLYGLAHTYLGYPMVWQARHLVESGKLGKIRKVYVEYPQGWLSGEEETHNKQAQWRTDPAISGATGAMGDIGTHAFGLVEFVLNDSVTSLCGELDTHVEGRRLDDDGAALIKTKKGASGVLIASQVCAGEENALKIRVYGDKGGLEWRQMEPNSVIYRPVDAPYQVFRAGQGQVGLCDAASARCRVPAGHPEGYLEAMANLYTDFAKAVRANQKGKADGVPGINSGIRGMVFIDAMLASTDSDTKWESVSQEGTQ; encoded by the coding sequence ATGCAACCAATTCGAATGGGAATGATCGGAGGCGGGGAAGGCGCGTTTATCGGTGCCGTGCATCGTCATGCCGCAGGGTTAGATGGGAACTACCAGTTGGTGTGTGGCGCATTTAGCCGTAACGAAGAAAATAATACGCGTACTGCTGCTGCATTGAACGTATCAACATCGCGTACATACGATAGCTGGCAGTCAATGTTAGAAGAAGAAGCCAAATTACCTGAGCAGCAGCGCATGCAGGTTGTGGTTATCGTAACGCCTAATCATCTTCACGTACCTATTTCACTTGCCGCAATTAAGGCGGGCTTTCATGTTTTCTGTGAAAAACCAGCAGGCGTTAGCTTTGCAGAAGTAAAAGAGCTTCAAGATGTTATTCACGCCAGTGAATCGCTATACGGCTTGGCTCATACCTACCTTGGTTATCCTATGGTTTGGCAAGCACGTCATCTCGTTGAAAGCGGTAAGCTGGGCAAAATTCGAAAAGTGTATGTTGAGTATCCGCAGGGCTGGTTGTCTGGCGAAGAAGAAACGCACAATAAGCAAGCGCAGTGGCGTACCGATCCAGCAATTTCTGGCGCAACGGGCGCAATGGGCGACATCGGCACTCATGCCTTTGGACTTGTTGAGTTTGTATTAAACGACAGTGTTACCTCGCTTTGTGGCGAGTTAGATACGCATGTTGAAGGACGCCGATTAGATGACGACGGCGCCGCGCTTATTAAAACTAAGAAGGGTGCTTCAGGCGTGTTGATTGCTTCACAGGTTTGTGCTGGTGAAGAAAACGCGTTGAAGATCCGCGTCTACGGTGACAAGGGCGGTTTAGAGTGGCGTCAAATGGAGCCAAACTCCGTTATCTATCGCCCTGTTGATGCCCCTTATCAAGTGTTTAGAGCCGGCCAAGGTCAAGTTGGGTTATGTGATGCTGCATCTGCACGTTGCCGTGTTCCAGCTGGCCACCCAGAGGGTTACTTAGAAGCAATGGCAAACTTGTATACCGATTTTGCTAAAGCGGTACGCGCGAATCAAAAAGGCAAAGCTGATGGCGTTCCAGGAATAAATTCAGGCATACGCGGAATGGTATTTATAGATGCCATGCTTGCCAGTACTGACAGCGACACCAAATGGGAGTCGGTCAGTCAGGAAGGAACGCAGTAA
- a CDS encoding LacI family DNA-binding transcriptional regulator — protein sequence MANIRDVADSAGVSVATVSRTLQQPERVSPKTRNKVMAAVQAVGYKPNLMAVKFRSGKTHNLVVLVPTVANVFFARVISGMQEAAAELGYSILLANTLGNSEIESHYAKMVSTSQADGLIQLRAHNPFDATMINDNGLLPMVNACEVIDDGQYPVVSLDNRAAAKAMTEHLISLGHTRIAMIKGPNSSPLTQERLVGYKDALAQANIAFDESLLFPGDFTLQAGYNAGETISHLESRPTAVFCENDETAIGAMQAFKQANLHVPNDISVAGFDDIAFSAFVDPPLTTIAQPAEEFGRTAVTLLVDLLNGKIRKAPKVIMPFELIVRESTGKALG from the coding sequence ATGGCAAATATTAGAGATGTAGCAGATAGTGCCGGCGTGTCGGTCGCTACCGTATCAAGAACATTGCAACAACCTGAGCGTGTTTCTCCTAAAACGCGCAATAAGGTGATGGCCGCTGTTCAGGCAGTTGGATATAAACCTAACTTAATGGCAGTTAAGTTTCGTTCGGGAAAAACGCACAATTTAGTGGTACTGGTGCCTACGGTAGCAAACGTATTTTTTGCCCGTGTTATTAGCGGTATGCAGGAAGCGGCAGCCGAACTGGGCTATTCCATTTTACTTGCCAATACGCTTGGTAATAGTGAAATAGAAAGCCATTACGCCAAGATGGTAAGTACTTCTCAGGCTGATGGGCTTATACAGTTACGTGCGCACAACCCATTTGATGCCACGATGATCAACGACAATGGCCTGCTTCCCATGGTGAATGCCTGTGAGGTGATTGACGATGGTCAATATCCTGTTGTGTCGTTAGACAACCGTGCTGCAGCCAAAGCAATGACCGAGCACTTAATTTCATTAGGCCATACCCGTATAGCCATGATCAAAGGACCTAATTCAAGTCCGCTTACCCAAGAACGCTTGGTTGGATATAAAGACGCATTAGCGCAAGCCAATATTGCCTTTGATGAGAGCTTGTTGTTCCCGGGGGATTTTACATTACAGGCCGGATACAACGCAGGGGAAACCATTAGTCACCTTGAAAGTAGACCCACCGCCGTATTTTGTGAGAACGACGAAACGGCTATTGGTGCCATGCAAGCCTTCAAGCAAGCCAACCTACATGTTCCCAATGACATATCGGTGGCAGGTTTCGATGACATTGCGTTTTCAGCATTTGTCGATCCACCGCTAACCACTATTGCCCAACCCGCAGAAGAATTTGGTAGAACGGCGGTTACGCTACTGGTGGACCTTCTTAACGGAAAAATTCGCAAGGCCCCCAAAGTTATTATGCCGTTTGAACTTATTGTGCGTGAGAGCACGGGCAAAGCTTTGGGTTAA
- a CDS encoding nucleoside permease: protein MITLRLSLMMFLQFFIWGGWFVTLGTYLSNTLSANGGQIGMAFSTQSWGAIIAPFIVGLIADRFFNAEKILGLLHIVGAVLMYCMYQANDFASFYPYVLAYMIAYMPTLALVNSVSFGQMVDPSKEFGKVRVWGTIGWIVAGLMISYVFSWDSAQSIADGMLKNTFLLCSVASLMLGIFSFTLPNTPPQSSGKAVTIRDILGLDALALLKDKNFFVFFLSSVLICIPLAFYYQNANPFLTEIGVENATGKMTLGQVSEVLFMLALPVFLNRFGIKATLVIGMAAWVVRYALFAFGNADEGLFMLIVGIALHGICYDFFFVSGQIYTNAKAGENVKSAAQGLITLATYGVGMLVGFAVAGAITDTYTMETGAHSWQQVWLFPAGFAAVVLVLFATLFRKEKVNADA, encoded by the coding sequence ATGATAACCCTACGCCTTAGTTTGATGATGTTCCTCCAGTTCTTCATTTGGGGAGGCTGGTTTGTAACATTAGGCACGTATCTATCAAATACCCTGTCTGCCAACGGTGGACAAATCGGCATGGCTTTCTCAACCCAAAGTTGGGGCGCCATCATTGCCCCCTTTATTGTGGGCCTTATTGCTGACCGGTTCTTTAATGCAGAAAAGATCCTCGGCTTACTACATATTGTTGGCGCCGTGCTTATGTACTGTATGTACCAAGCGAATGATTTTGCCAGCTTTTACCCTTATGTGTTGGCATACATGATTGCATACATGCCTACGCTTGCATTGGTTAACTCAGTGTCATTCGGACAAATGGTCGACCCGTCAAAAGAGTTCGGAAAAGTTCGTGTGTGGGGCACTATCGGCTGGATTGTGGCTGGCCTTATGATTAGCTATGTCTTCTCATGGGATTCTGCACAGTCTATTGCCGATGGTATGCTCAAAAACACGTTCTTATTGTGCAGCGTTGCCTCGCTAATGTTGGGCATATTCAGTTTTACACTGCCAAACACGCCACCTCAATCTAGCGGTAAAGCGGTAACTATTCGCGACATTCTTGGCTTGGACGCGTTGGCACTGTTAAAAGACAAAAACTTCTTTGTATTCTTTCTTTCATCTGTACTTATTTGTATTCCGCTGGCGTTTTACTACCAGAATGCAAACCCTTTCCTTACTGAAATAGGCGTTGAAAATGCAACGGGCAAAATGACACTAGGTCAAGTTTCCGAAGTGTTGTTCATGTTGGCTCTGCCAGTATTTTTGAACCGTTTCGGCATTAAAGCCACGTTAGTGATAGGTATGGCGGCGTGGGTAGTACGTTATGCACTGTTCGCATTCGGAAACGCTGACGAAGGCTTGTTCATGCTTATTGTTGGTATTGCACTGCACGGTATTTGTTACGACTTCTTCTTTGTATCAGGGCAAATCTATACCAATGCAAAGGCGGGAGAAAACGTAAAAAGTGCAGCGCAGGGGCTAATTACCTTAGCGACATATGGCGTAGGTATGCTGGTGGGCTTTGCAGTGGCAGGCGCAATTACCGACACCTACACGATGGAAACCGGTGCGCACAGTTGGCAGCAAGTCTGGTTATTCCCAGCAGGGTTTGCCGCTGTTGTGTTAGTGCTATTCGCCACTCTGTTCAGAAAGGAAAAGGTGAACGCAGATGCATAA
- a CDS encoding DUF1080 domain-containing protein — MNKTLVASTVALLMPLSACATTDADTEKSESRLTREQQAAKTEVWEPVPEVVSFDKAGVPSDAISLIRDDLSNWTSVKKGDAKWTLENGVLTVKPGTGDIKTKAEFCDVQLHVEWKAPQPEAGMEGQQRNNSGIFLQQRYEIQVLDSYQNKTYPNGQAASVYKQTIPLVNAMKAPGEWQTYDIIYKAPTFNGEALATKGYVTVIHNGVVVQNHTEIQGTTEWIGAPKYKAHGCAPLQLQDHGNLVSFKNMWVRPL; from the coding sequence ATGAATAAAACACTCGTCGCTTCAACTGTGGCTTTGCTTATGCCACTTTCTGCATGCGCAACGACAGATGCAGATACTGAAAAAAGCGAATCGCGTTTAACCCGAGAACAACAGGCCGCTAAAACGGAAGTTTGGGAACCTGTTCCTGAAGTGGTTTCTTTTGATAAGGCAGGCGTGCCCTCTGATGCCATCTCTTTAATTCGTGATGACTTATCTAACTGGACTTCAGTAAAGAAAGGTGATGCTAAGTGGACGCTGGAAAACGGTGTTCTAACAGTGAAGCCGGGAACAGGCGATATCAAAACGAAAGCAGAGTTCTGTGATGTTCAGTTGCACGTAGAGTGGAAAGCGCCACAGCCAGAAGCAGGTATGGAAGGACAACAGCGCAATAATAGTGGTATCTTCCTGCAGCAGCGATATGAAATTCAAGTCTTAGACTCATATCAGAATAAGACCTATCCAAATGGACAAGCGGCAAGCGTATATAAGCAAACTATTCCTTTAGTTAACGCTATGAAGGCGCCTGGCGAATGGCAAACTTACGACATCATATATAAAGCGCCTACCTTTAACGGTGAAGCGCTAGCAACGAAAGGTTATGTTACGGTAATACATAACGGCGTAGTGGTTCAGAACCATACTGAAATTCAAGGGACAACAGAATGGATCGGTGCACCTAAGTACAAAGCTCACGGATGCGCACCGCTTCAACTGCAAGATCACGGCAACTTAGTAAGCTTTAAGAATATGTGGGTAAGACCACTTTAA
- a CDS encoding GMC oxidoreductase codes for MASNEYDAIVIGSGISGGWAAKELTEKGLKVLMLERGQNIEHIKDYKNAHKEDWDFPHRDLPTQAMKVDYPVLKRDYPLNEKTYGMWANEKENPYTEDKRFDWYRGYHVGGRSLLWGRQSYRLNKEDFEANAKEGIAVDWPIRYDDLAPWYDYVEKFAGISGNRDGLDVLPDGVYQPPMPMNIVEESVAARVKKAYEGARHMVHGRTSNMTQSKPEEGRVHCQYRNKCWLGCPFGGYFSTQASTLPAAVKTGNLTLRPFSIVKEILFDKDKKRATGVEIIDAETNETYVFKSKIIFVNASALNSAWVLMNSATDVWDGGLGSSSGELGHNVMDHHFRVGASADVEGFDDKYTYGRRPSGFYVPRFRNWGSDKRDYLRGFGYQGGASRSGWRKDIAELGIGAGLKDAITEPGPWTIGMTAFGEILPYHENKVYLNKKVTDKWGLPVLAMDVEIKENELKMRKDMQQDAIEMFEAAGLKNVQGWDADYAPGMGIHEMGTARMGRDPKSSVLNAHNQVWDAPNVFVTDGAAMTSGSCVNPSLTYMALTARAADFAVEELKRGNL; via the coding sequence ATGGCGAGTAACGAATATGATGCAATAGTTATTGGATCTGGTATCAGTGGCGGTTGGGCTGCTAAGGAGCTAACTGAGAAGGGCCTAAAAGTGCTCATGTTAGAACGTGGCCAAAATATCGAGCACATTAAAGATTATAAAAATGCGCACAAAGAAGATTGGGATTTTCCTCACCGAGACTTGCCTACTCAAGCAATGAAAGTGGATTATCCCGTGCTTAAACGCGACTACCCGCTAAATGAAAAAACGTACGGTATGTGGGCAAATGAAAAAGAAAACCCTTATACCGAAGACAAGCGCTTCGACTGGTACAGAGGTTACCACGTAGGTGGACGCTCACTGTTGTGGGGACGCCAAAGCTACCGTTTGAACAAAGAAGATTTCGAAGCCAATGCTAAAGAAGGCATTGCTGTCGACTGGCCTATTCGCTACGACGATTTGGCGCCATGGTATGACTACGTAGAAAAATTCGCGGGTATCAGTGGTAATCGCGATGGCTTAGATGTATTGCCTGATGGTGTATACCAGCCACCAATGCCAATGAATATTGTAGAGGAAAGTGTCGCGGCGCGGGTGAAAAAGGCCTATGAAGGCGCGCGGCACATGGTGCATGGCCGCACTTCAAACATGACACAAAGCAAGCCCGAAGAAGGGCGTGTTCATTGCCAATACCGCAATAAGTGCTGGTTGGGTTGTCCTTTCGGTGGCTACTTCAGTACACAAGCATCTACGCTTCCAGCTGCGGTTAAAACAGGTAACTTAACCCTTCGACCTTTTTCGATAGTAAAAGAGATCTTGTTCGACAAAGACAAGAAACGCGCGACTGGCGTTGAAATTATCGATGCTGAAACCAACGAGACCTATGTATTTAAAAGCAAGATCATCTTTGTAAATGCGTCAGCACTTAACTCGGCGTGGGTACTGATGAATTCTGCCACAGACGTATGGGACGGTGGCTTAGGAAGCAGCAGCGGCGAGTTGGGTCACAACGTTATGGATCACCACTTTAGAGTAGGTGCTTCGGCAGACGTAGAAGGCTTTGACGACAAATATACCTACGGTCGCAGACCGAGTGGCTTCTATGTGCCAAGGTTTAGAAACTGGGGAAGTGATAAGCGAGATTACTTGCGTGGATTTGGTTATCAAGGCGGCGCAAGCCGTTCAGGTTGGCGCAAAGACATAGCTGAACTTGGTATAGGTGCTGGGCTTAAAGATGCGATAACCGAGCCAGGTCCTTGGACAATAGGCATGACAGCGTTTGGCGAAATTCTTCCGTATCACGAGAACAAAGTGTACTTGAATAAAAAAGTCACCGACAAATGGGGCTTACCAGTACTCGCAATGGATGTAGAGATTAAAGAAAACGAGCTTAAGATGCGTAAGGACATGCAGCAAGACGCTATTGAGATGTTTGAAGCGGCTGGCCTTAAAAATGTTCAAGGCTGGGATGCAGACTACGCACCTGGTATGGGCATTCATGAAATGGGTACGGCGCGTATGGGAAGAGACCCCAAAAGCTCAGTACTTAACGCACACAACCAAGTGTGGGATGCACCGAACGTATTCGTAACCGATGGCGCAGCAATGACATCAGGCAGTTGTGTTAACCCTTCACTGACCTATATGGCACTAACGGCAAGAGCCGCAGACTTTGCCGTAGAAGAGTTAAAGCGAGGAAATCTATAA
- a CDS encoding hydroxypyruvate isomerase family protein — MHNITRRKLLQSMAMTGAGIAGTGLAAAGLATAMPAVASTNGTKGSNTMNTPLKGNVNHSVSRWTYGDLSIEELCQTVKQLGFGAIDLVGPEDWPVLKQYGIDSSMCNGAEISLEDGFIHSELHDELEARYIKHIDLVADAGYTNLICFSGNARGMSREDGLENAVKGLKRILPHAEKRNVVIFMELFNSKVDHPDYMADNSAWAIELCKRLGSKHFSLLYDIYHMQINEGDIIRTIRDNYQYFGHYHTAGVPGRHEIDASQELNYEAIAKAIVETGFKGYLAQEFIPTPKTKANRIASLQQAIHICDV, encoded by the coding sequence ATGCATAACATTACCCGCAGAAAATTACTTCAAAGTATGGCTATGACAGGGGCAGGCATTGCCGGAACAGGGTTAGCAGCAGCTGGTTTAGCCACTGCGATGCCTGCTGTAGCGAGTACAAACGGCACGAAAGGTAGCAACACCATGAATACGCCGCTTAAAGGAAATGTAAATCATTCGGTAAGCCGATGGACTTACGGCGATTTAAGCATTGAAGAGTTGTGCCAAACCGTTAAGCAATTAGGATTTGGAGCCATTGACTTGGTAGGCCCTGAAGATTGGCCTGTGCTAAAGCAGTACGGCATCGACTCTTCTATGTGTAACGGCGCCGAGATAAGTCTTGAAGACGGCTTCATTCACAGTGAGCTCCACGACGAACTAGAAGCGCGTTATATAAAGCACATCGATTTGGTCGCTGATGCAGGTTATACAAACCTTATCTGCTTTAGCGGCAATGCCCGAGGCATGTCACGAGAAGATGGACTGGAAAATGCGGTTAAAGGGTTAAAACGCATTTTACCTCATGCTGAAAAACGCAACGTAGTGATTTTCATGGAGCTGTTTAACAGCAAAGTCGACCACCCTGATTACATGGCCGACAATTCTGCATGGGCGATAGAACTTTGCAAACGCCTAGGTTCTAAGCACTTCTCACTGCTTTACGATATCTACCACATGCAAATTAATGAGGGAGATATCATCCGAACTATTCGAGATAACTATCAGTACTTTGGCCATTACCATACGGCCGGCGTACCTGGGCGTCACGAAATAGATGCTTCACAAGAACTCAATTACGAAGCAATTGCTAAAGCCATTGTCGAGACCGGATTTAAAGGCTACTTAGCACAAGAGTTTATACCCACACCGAAAACCAAAGCCAACAGAATAGCGTCGCTACAACAAGCGATCCATATCTGTGATGTGTAA